In the genome of Raphanus sativus cultivar WK10039 chromosome 9, ASM80110v3, whole genome shotgun sequence, the window ttttaatgaagggtttagatttgaagatttaggatttagggtttagatttgatgttttagagtttaaggtatatagtttagggtttagagttgaggatttagggtttagagttgaggatttagggtttatagtttagactttggggtttagggtttaggatattgaatttagggtatatagtttagggtttagggtttagagttgaagattttggatttagggtttagaattagaggtttaggatttagaatttgggattagaattttgaaaatcatataaaaacaaagatataagagtctttaccattttaataaattaggtatttttgaaaatgtgtctttagtggtggtaaagatgaataatggtaccttgaaagtggtatttttgaaaatttcccaTAATTCTTCTAATTCCTCAAATTTGATATCATTTAtgagaatatttttttccaaagaTTCCTTCTCATTCTTCTTAATTTAAGGAATCATAGAGCAAAATTATTCCTTATCAAATTTGGCAAAGAACAATAAAGAATAAGTATACCTATTATTTTGTTCCTCTTCATTTCACTCATCTTTTTCCTGTTATTCCTTTTATGATCGTCCGTTAGGGCTTTAATGTTGTCAATGCAAAGTcaaagatgaattttttaatactGTGCAAACCCATGTTCAACCTTGGCAAAATGGACTTGTATACCATATCTTTCTTGTCGGAGATCGAATCAGCcatcagttttttttctctccAACACCAAAATTCGAAACCATAGACTTTGAGAAACctatttttatacaattttcGGACACATCAGTTGACCGATGCTATATCGCTCTTGATGATAGATTTCTTGTTTCAGGTAGGATAACTGAAAACATTagtaataatgataataaatcaatataaagGATATGAAACGGATTTTTTTGAACTGCTATTGGATACGTTTATAGTGATAGCGATATCTGGTCCAATTGACTAAATGTGACggaaaaaatgttttgtaaaGGGATGTGATGCATCGATATTGTTAGACAACACAACATCGTTTAGGACGGAGAAAGACGCATTTGGAAACGCAAATTCAGCTCGTGGCTTCGATGTAATCGATAGGATGAAGGCTGCCGTGGAAAAAGCATGTCCTAAAACCGTTTCATGTGCTGATTTGCTCGCCATCGCAGCTCAAAAGTCTGTTGTTCTGGTATACATTTCTAACAATGCATTGCAAATAAACATTTCGATTCGTTTTGCTATTTAAAGACGATTTCTATGAGAAAATTCTAGATCAAAAATAGTTATTTACTCTAACTTGACATATAATAGGCAGGAGGTCCTTCATGGAAGGTTGCAAGTGGAAGAAGAGACAGTTTAAAAGGCTTTATGGATCTTGCAAATAATAATCTTCCAGCTCCAAATTTTACCCTTAAACAACTCAAGGATAGCTTTAAAAATGTTGGACTTGACCGACCTTCTGATCTTGTTGCGCTTTCTGGTACGTAATCATTATAAGTCTTTTTTATAAGCAATAGTTGTATTTACTACAAACTCTCTGgctatatattttctttggttAGGTGGTCACACTTTTGGCAAAAACCAATGCCGATTCATAATGGACAGACTTTACAACTTCAGTAACTCTGGTTCTCCCGATCCAACCCTTGACAAATCATACCTCAGTACGCTTAGAAAGCAATGTCCCCGTAATGGAAACCAAAGTATCTTGGTAGATTTTGATTTACGTACGCCAACAGTTTTTGATAACAAGTATTATGTGAATCTGAAAGAGAACAAAGGTCTTATCCAGAGCGACCAAGAGTTGTTCTCTAGCCGTGATGCTTCAGACACGATCCCCTTAGTCCGAGCCTACGCTGATGGTCAAGGTAAATTTTTCAATGCGTTCGTGGAGGGAATGAAAAGGATGGGAAGCCTATCACCTTTAACAGGGAAACAAGGAGAAATTAGATTGAACTGTAGGGTGGTGAATTCGAAATCTAAAATCCTGGATATGGTAGACGATAATGAATTTGTCAGTGATATGTGAGAATCTATGTCATTcttctaataataataataatcttaaACTGTTGTCGAGATGTAATGTTTATGTTTAACGACTTCTATTGTTATTGATGAAACCCCGAAGGGAAAAGTGTACACTAAAAAACCAGAGAAAATAAAGCACTCAACCTTAAGAAAAAAGATCTACGAGTGCAAAACAGAAGCTTCTCTGAAAATCTGTTGGTGAAGTCAAGCTGGACAGCCTAACGCCAAATACGACTGGAACCGACCATCCCGCAACTCACTCTTAGCAATCTTCCGCGCAATGACATTTGATGATGCCGACTCTGCTTCAAAAGCAACTGATGAGAAGGCCAGGCATAGAGAATTTAATCTTGTCAGTACTGCTCGAAACCTAGGCCAGTTTTATAGTCTGATGACAGCCTCAATGAGATCATGAAGATCAGATCCAATCACTACCTCCTGATACCCAAGATCTTTTAAACTTTGTAATGCCCATTCCAAGCAACGCAGTTCAGCCGTCAGTCTATTGGGAGAGAAAGTAAACGCTTCTCTCGCTTGATGAAGCACATTACCTCTATGATCACGAATAATGAAGGCACCCCCGCTATGCAGTTTAATTAGCATTCATCCAATTTGCGTGAATATTATACTTCGTTAAACCTACTACAGGTGGATCCCATTTCTTGTTCTCATTCAGCACTCCCGTCATAGCCTCCATGTCTCTTTGTTCCAGGTTTAGCTCATTCCAGATTCTAGCCTCTTCACACGCTTGCGAAACTTGGAAGACAAGCGAATCTTGTGAATCTTCATATAGGACCTTATTTTGATTTTTCCATATGGTCCAAAGAAGCCACGGGATAGCTCTTCGTTGAGACAAGGGAATTGACTCCACTGTCATTAGCTTTATATAGCTTGATAACCAACTAACAAGACTGGAGTCAGGTAACACTGGCCCCTGTTGAAACCCCGCTAAGGACCAGATTTTCCTTGTAATCTCGCATTCAGAAAGCACATGCTGTATCGTCTCTGCTCCATTCCTACAGAGCTTGTCCAAGTTCATACCTCTTGTATTCAACCTTTCAGCCACCGCTAAGGCACCAGAAGCTGCTCTCCACATGAAGCTTCTGATCTTCCGAATAGTTGGTACATTCCAGATTGTTCTCTTCAGCTCCAAAAGGCCTTGGTGTGTATTGCTCAAAAGTGCGGCGTgagtttccttttcttttgtagCCAGCATATATCCACTCTTCACTGTATACGACCCATTAGAGGAGTAAGCCCAAATGTCTCTGTCTGCCACATTCCAAACATCCATTTGGAGAATCCTATTGACCTCATTTGCAGGAAAGAGAACTTGTAGCTTGTCTCTGTCCCATTGTTTCTCTTTCAGATTTAAGGAGAAGACTTTAAAATTAACATCAATCATCATCTCCTTGTTCACAGGTCTGCGTGGAACCTCCTCCATGATCCATTTATGGCTCCACACATGAGTTGTTTGCCCATCACCAATGGACCTAATCAACCCCTTGTTAAGTAACTCTCGGCCAAAAATGATACTTCTCCAAGCATATGAAGGTCTATAACTTCTCCCACTCTCCAAAAACTCCTTATTGGCGTAATACCTCCCCTTGTAGATCCTCACTATAAGGCTGTTCGGTTCGTTTAACAACCTCAAGGCCTGTTTCGCTAAAAGAGCTTGGTTGAAATCCTCAATATCCCAAAACCCCAGGCCACAATTCTCTTTAGAAATGCAAAGTTTATCTCATGAGATCCAGTGAATCTTTCTCTTCTCATCACACTCATCCCACCAGAAGCTTGCAATTGACTTAAGGAGTACCTCCTTTCCACCAAGGGAAAGCTTTTTGGCAAACCAACCTTTGAGTCTTTTACCCATCTTCTCACTTATGTACGCTAGTAACTTCCTCTTAGATCCACTGAAACATTCAGGCAAACCAAGATATTTTCCATCTCAACCTTCATTTTCTATACTCAAAATTTCCGCCAGTAATCTCTTCATTGCCAGATCAATCCCAGCACCAAAAATAACTGCAGACTTTTGGAAATTAATTACTTGACCGGAAAAGTCACAATACAGCTTCAGTCGTCTTATAAATTCCGCACACTCTGCAAGAGAAGCTCGACAGAGGAAGAAGCTGTCTTTCGCAAGTAATAGATGTTGCACTGCTGGACAGCTTATCAGTCCTCATTGTTTTTCTTGATTCATAGTATGCACCAAAGCTTCAGCACAGAAAATGAATATGAATGGTGATAATGGATCACCCTGTCTGATCCTACGTTTTGGCTTGATACGCCCATAAGACTGACCATTTAACAAAACTGCAAAGGACACTGAGAGTGCACGACACATAATCCTTGTAATCCATTGCTGGTGAAACCCTACTTTGTGAAACAAGGCCTCTAGGAAATCCCACTCAACTCGGTCGTATGCTCTCGACATGTCAGTTTTTATTGCGATGAATTCTGACTTACATTGGGAGTTCGTACGTAGACCATGCACCATCTCATGCGCAATGAGAACATTGTCTGATATCAAACGCCCTGCTACAAAAGCTCCCTGAGCAGGAGAGACAATGGAAGGTAGCACAATCTTTAGCCGATCTCACAGAATCTTAGAGACGATCTTATACACTACAGAGCAGAGAGTGATCGGCCGCAGATCCTTCATATGATTGGGGTTCTGCACTTTCAGGAGTAAGCAAATCTCTGTAAAGTTCCAATCTGCATGAAGCTGCCCTGATTCAAAGAATTTCTGAACTTCTAGAGTTACTTGAGGCCCGACAATACTccaaatattttgaaagaaatgGCCTGTCATTCCATCAATTCCAGGAGTGCTATCACTTTTGATCGACTTGAGTGCTCTCTTTATTTCAGCCTCCGAAACCAGTTTGATCAACCCCCTATTCATCCTATCAGTAATTCTTGGGGTCATTCCTTCCAACAACTCCGAAGAATCAGCCGCCCCAGAAGAGTGAaagagattttaaaataatttactgTTATTTCCCCCATATTTTCCTCAGAGAAGGGTTCAACACCCGCTGGATCAAGCAATGAATGGATTTTATTCTTCATTCCCCTTGACTCAACCAACCGTGAAAGACTTTTGTGTTCTCGTCGCCCACTTGCAGCCAAGAGTTCTTACTTTTCTGTTTCCAAAAAATCTCCCTCTTccgaaaatgtttttttccaaCTCCAAATGAAGAACAGGTAATCTCGCCAAGTCAGGCCGAGTTCTATTTTCTTCCATCTCAATTTCCTGCCTCAATCTCTTGATATTCACATTGGAGTTCACGTTTGCCGACCTCTTTCATTTTGATAATTCCTGTCGACATGAATGAATGCACTCCGAAACTGTTCCTTGCCCTGGAGCAAAATTATTACACCATCCTCTTCAAATCACTTCTGCAATCTCTCGTTTCTTGCACCATCTCTTATCAAACATGAATAGGCCTGTCTTTTGCTAACCAGACTCTGTTATACTCGTAGAAATAGGTCTATGATCAGAAGCTTTCTTCTCCAGATATACGGTATGTGATTTTGGAAAAATCCTAAGCCACTCAGCGTTACCAAAGGCTCTGTCAAGACGACACTGGATCCAGACTTTTTCTTTGAGCTTGTTTGTGGTAATTTCTCTCACACCACCCCAAGACAATCTATTTCCAGAGCTAGGGATCTCTTTCACCATACATTCCCTCGCCATTGCTCTAAAGTCGAAAAAGGAACTCTCTTGTGTTCTCGGTCCTCCCACCTTCTCTGAATTATTCATCAGCTCATTAAAATACCCCACCAGAAACCAACCTCCATTCCTGGTCAAACTAATGTCTCTGAGATCATTCCAAACCGCAGCTCTTTGATGTTGAACATGATCCGCGTAGACAAAAGACATATAGAATACCACCGCACCCAGCTTCACCTCTGTATCAATAATTCTTGCTGTGCTGATAAAATATTCACCTCATACTTACTTTTCCAAAACAACGCCAAGCCTCCACTTAATCCCATTGGGTCCACCAGATAACAATGGTCATAACCCAACAAACTACGAAGCTTTAGAACGTAACTACTAGAGTTTTTTGTCTCTAGGAGGAATAAAAAATCTGGAAGATGCTCACAACACATCTCCTCTAGGCGTCAAACTGTCAGGTTGCTCCTCAATCCATGACAGTTCCAAGCGAGCGTCGTCATTGAGGATTGGATGGTTTCTGGGAAACCATCAACCCTTTCACTTGTTTGGACATTTTGGAAGAAACCTCCCCTTCCTCATGAGCTTAACGTTTCATAGACATGGCTACTCTCTCACTGTGCCCATTGTCTGAGTCTGATTGGATACTCCTTCACTTGTTCTGATTCCTGCGGACCCAAGACGATCTGCTACCTTGTCAGTTCGTGCTTCTGGTTTGTCTCTAAGCTGTGCTGTTGAAACCACTGCCAATTGCAAACCCACCAACTTCCTTACCCACCAGACGAAAACCATCGTCTTGGTTATTCATATAACCTTCATCTCTTCTACCACTCTTCTCAATGTTTTCGTTGTCTCCCTGCTTTTCATTAGCTTCTTTTTCCCAGCTAGTCTGCGAGAAGATGATTCAGACATATCAGGGGCAACCTCATATTGCACTCTGCTGAAATCAAACACCCTTCCTCTGTCTTTATTCATTTCCTTCGAAAGTACTGGAGCTCCTTCCAACTTCAGACAAGACCTTTGTCCAATAGGATCCGTCGATAATTCCTGGAGAGTATTTCTCATACGTTCTTCCTTGATACTCCTCTCTTCTGGATCAGCGCAATTCATGTATATCCTCATATGTTCAAAGACTTCGGGCTCCACCACTAAAGAAGAAGGCTCAAACCTCGGTGGTATTGATGGAGCAAGGAGCGGCATAAGTTTGTCAACAAGATTAACATGATGTTGTTTAGTTTCAGTGGCCTGCGGAGCTACTGCAGTATTAGGCATCACTATTCCTTTCCCTTTATTTTGTGATCCTTGGAGCAGAGGACACCTTTGTTTTTCATGAGATAAGCGTAGGCAATGATAAGACTTCTTCTTGATCCTCTCATATTCCACATCCACATATTCAACTCTACCTCTTGGTAGTGTCACAGATTTCTTATCCCCTATAGGTTGATTAAGATCTATCACAACTTGGACCCTGACGTAATCCTGTAGCAGTGGCTTCTCCCAATCAAATTCAGTGACCTTAACATGTCCTATTCCATCAGCAATAGCATCAATAGTCTTCAATGTGAGATAGTTACCCCGAAGGTTGCGAAGCCTCACCCGGATTGCAGCTGTCTCAAGGTAGTTTGGAGGAGAAGTTTCAACCCACTGTTCCATCGCCATCCCCCAATCATCAAACGTCCAGAATCTTTTCTTGAGAACCATCTGAATATCAGTCTCCAGCTCAAATATGAAATGGAATCTTTCTTTAGTTAGTGCAATACCTCTCACAGGGTCATAAACTTTCCAGAGTTTTGGCATCGTTCTGAGCATCCTACCCATGTTCCGGCGCTTTGGATTCAACAGACGCCCTAATATGCTTCGTCCTCCACTCTCCATCGCACAAAAATCATCATCGCCAGGAATGATGATAGATTTATCCTCACCCAGTGACATACCTTGCAACACTTCCGCTGAATTCGCGTCCATCAGCAGCAAAAAGAGAAATTTCAATCGTCGGGGATTGAGAGAGAAGAAGTTGTgattgatagtgctcaaattacccagtagagcttactctctcaaataagaggtacatttgtagtacttagggatcgaatcacgaggacctagggaaccaattaaataaaatctactaatcaatcctaggcaacgttggtttatatgatagaaataaaaataacaattcctaaaatgagcaaggtagttgatataccatggattttacccatttttacccatggtatataagtgttttatatactatttattatgtattagagtctatttagagtatttacagattcagggacgatttggagaaatatggtgattttggggccttttggagtctttcgcagtgcaggactgcacagacgcttcagatgtttagctctcgatggagaccttcccaccgttggatttagcccatctTTTGACATAACATAGacctttgagttagctttccaatgccaccggtctaaggtcaatccgcatcctgtagcagaagttatgcctgttttactgaagagtgatcagtctgcctcgcgagaggaagctgtcgagaagagaattgtatgtcgatcgatgcaacagagtgcatgtcgatcggcagggacatcagaatgtgggctgagtatatttaaTGACCGAGTGAaacccaggagtcaccacaaagttaccaaaatacccttgacgaccagaaaccctatttatgttatttctaagccactgttgacggctacgctttctacgctatcttattttcattgttcttagtttaggagagaagagaggaactccttcagagtcctcttggaactcctttggtttttatatctattctattgcaatttcatctactcatctatgatttctgtgacaactatcatgtctgagtagatccacctgttaggtttagggttcagatagcttataagggattagccccaaatatagaattgctaagttgtggtattaatcattgagactgttcttaatgcttgttcttgagtaattaacttgaacttgatcatagaatcattaggcacaagcgagagcttggtctcttatctgacttgtcttctctgatctaggattgctagataacagcgacagctggtttagaaaccctagtGAGCACATATTCAACCCGCGCATTAAGCCTAATAGaagcgtgtcgatcgatatcccgacaggtgaatcgatcgacggagcaaaaggtgtatcgatcgatactcctatagagtcaccgatcgacactttctaattgatcataccgacaggtgagatcattggatctagtaatagataacatatacaacgagagttgatatgttattcttatagttgagttctataatatcataatttagtgtctatatcattataatcccaacctgaatagaaaccctagatctagctaccatcattccatcaaacaactcttaGTTACCTTCTGAACAACTTccttgttcactttgctttcatttatttataaaattcatatttactgctttataactgtttgcctagtttaaccttaatatctatagtttagtgtgtgccctagctctctgtggattcgatccctaagtactacaatcgaacctcttatttgagagagtaagatcacttgttagggtaatttgagtgatatcaaatttggcgccgttgccggggagcaagGATTCGCCATTAGACTTGATTAATAGGTTTATTCTaggttttatttactgttttaagttacttacgaaatttttttcttgtttttcaggtacatgccaatTAGTACCAGAACCAGCAAGAAAGAATTGCTTTTCTTCTCAGACCCAGCACGTTTGGAACGCTCGATCCGCAAAGAGAAACtcgcagcatcgatcgataccacttatacatcatcgatcgacacttgtgaaagagaatcgatcgacacatcatCTGCAACATCGGTCGATACCAATCTGCGAGCAACCATGAGCGAGATACTTGTGCTACAAAGGGATGAGAATGGGGACCTGCatgaccaggatggtcatctgcgtaatgcagcaggtcagAGACTTGATGCTCAGGGGACTGTAATACCTAACTCCGATATTGATGCTACAGGAGTTGCTATACCTGTAGATGAGAATGCTCGACAAAGGACACTGGCTGACTACAACCGTCCAGAGGAATACTATTTCAACAGATCAGCCATTCGTCTACCAGATATCCAGACACATAATTTCGAGCTGAATCCAAAGTACTACACCCTCGTGGCacagataccttactctggattatctcacgagcatcctatggaccatctagaaAGGTTCAAGGATCTTATTTCTCTTATCTGTATGGATgaagtccctgaggactacttgctttgcaagctcttcaaatactcacttgttggagaagcttcgctTTGTCTTAAGCAGCCaccaccaggatctcttacatcctgAACCGACATCCAAAATGCATTCCTGAGAAAATTCTTTGATGAAGCACGGACtgaagaaataagagataaaatTTGGACATTCTCTCAGGGATCTACAGAAGGTTTCAGAAGCTCTTGGGAGAGGttcaggagctaccaaagggacTGCCCACATCATGGTTTTACGGAGGTTCAGCTGTTGATGAAGTTCTGCAATGGTATTGATGTGCAATATCATGTAATGCTGGACACTGCAAGCGAGGGGAACTTTAGAACAAGGACCTTAGAGGAAGCTAAGAGACTGATTGAGAGTTTGGCGTCCAGCACCAGTGCCAAAAATCTAGATATGCACAGGATAAAATCAGCTGTAAAGGATGACAACAAGATAATTGAGGCTGAGATTGGTTCTGTACATGAAGTCTCATTTGTGGAGCATGCTATATACCAGGATGAGGATCAGTACAATTTAGAAGAGATGAAATTTATACTAGAGGAGCGCTTGAAAGAACAGCAGGAGATCACTGAGGAGCTTAATCTGCATTTGGATTCTCTCTGCAAAGAGGTGAATGGAAAAATAGACATCATCGATACCCGTTTCAAGATGTCGTGCACCCAAATTTCTCAGATTGCAAAAActgtgaaaaatgaaaattttcttcaaaGGGACGACACTGTTCActcgggtactgttcatccggtTACTATTCATCCGATTACTGTTCATCCGGGTACTGTTCAcgcgagtactgttcatcgaggtactgttcatccgatatcgatcgacactgtttaTCCCGTATcggtcgacactgttcatcacggtactgttcatcgtgacactgttcatcacggtactgttcatcgcgacactgtTCACCCAGAAACTGTTCATTgcgatactgttcatcgtgacactattCATCCCGACTGGGAAGAGCAGCATGTCGATTCCAGATGGGATAACTACTTTGGGGAAGTAGTAAAACATGAGAAGTTGGAAAAAGCAGCCTTTTTAGTCGAAAGTTGCATGTCCATTGGTAACTCGTACTTGTGTCGATCTACACCATCAGctgaacatcgatcgacaccaattTTAGGGTCATGCAGTACTGCTCAAATCCAGAGACACTCAGATTTCGCTGCTCAACACCCACATCCTCCCATCCCGTACCATGATAAAACATATGACGTCGAGCAACACAAACAAAACGGTATCGATCGACCTCCACGGGaaaacatcgatcgacagcggcTCACTACAAATCTAGTGTGTTTACCAGACCCTTATGCCCACGGTTCGAATGCAACTCGCAACCCATCTCAGACGCCAGTTTGTTTAAAGACAATGGAGAAGACCAGACATCAACCtgcagatgcagcagaccaaAAGAAATTGGCTCTAGTTGAAActtctttcgttgagagtgtcgatcgatgacatCCAcctggtatcgatcgacaccaaatGGACGGACATGAACCTGTCATGGAACGGCATGCAACAAAAGAAGTGATTCAGATTGGGATGAGGTCGAAAGCTAAGAAACTCTATGTTCCCAAACACCTGAGGAGAGAAGCTAACAAAGATGAACTTGATGGATTTCACAAGAAGGTGAAGAGAGTTCCTAAGAGTATGACTTTTGAGGAAGCCTATTATAAGTACAGACTTGGTAATTTCTTCAGAGAGAGCAGAGAGACAGAAAAGGACATGGAGAGATTATTCAACAAGGTATGCCGTAAGCCTAAAAGGACTCTAAAGAAGGAACAAGATCCTGGAAAATTTCTGATTCCATGCTCTATAAATAACCACGATTTGTCAAATGCCTTCTGCGATACTGGATCTGCTGTGAGCATCATGGCTATAGACACTGCTGAAGTATTAGGATTAAAGACGGAACCTTCAAAAGATAGTTTTGCTTTCGTTGATAACTCCAAAGCAAACTCAGCAGGCATGATCAGGAATGTTAAAGTGGAGATAGGAGAATGCACTATTcttgtggattttcatgtcgtGGAGCTCAAATCAGGTAGGACATCTTCCCTTCTTTTTGGAAGAGCCTtcatggctacagtgggagcagTTTGTGATCTTAAGAAGAATAGGATGTGCCTAATTAACGTTGATGAAAATGTCTTCTATGAtcctgtggagaagaagaaaagtgaagATTTGATTTCATACATAAAGATGTTTGAAGATCCAGCACCTCTAACATATGCAGATCGCGAGCTTGCAAAATCAggatcaacatcgatcgacattcaaCTTTCAAGATCGGTCGACAATGAGCCTCACGAATCGACCGACACAGAGCCTTTAGAATCGGTCGACAGCATCCAAATTTCAGAACAGAACGAGACTGAAaagtctaagtctgggggaagacctagaaagaggaagaagaaaatgaaaaggaatATAGATGTATATTCTCTATCACTGGTCCCTTCTCAGTGTCAGGAGGAAAGTCTTGAGTGTAGAGTGCGCCGCAGAGGAGGTCCAGCTTCTTTTGCTAAGGTTAGAGTGCTATCTGATCCAAAACTGAGAGACAAAGGGGAAGCGTCTGCAAGAGCTTTCATCAACTGCATCAACCAAATGAGGAAGAAAGACACAGAAACTTGTTTTGGAGCAAGTTCACATCCTCATCCAGATTAAATCAGACctccaaaagtcaagctaatgactaaaaataagcgctgagtgggaggcaacccactattcggtttgttttacatttggttttattttcatatactactggtttttgtttttaattattgcaggttaaaaaaaaaaagagatgaataGTACGCCCGACACTGTAGCAACAGTGCCGAGCGACACTGTAGCGaggacatcgatcgatattcactacaaaaaaatgcGAACATTATGACTAAATTTTATGACAAAAAGTTTTGTCACAATATTGTGACTATTTACTTACGAAAGAGTGACCAATTATTTTTTGTCTCAAAATCGTAAATATTCTGTCACAATATTGTGATGAATGTATAAGTAACAAAAAAACGTTACAAAAAGTTACAAATATGTGACGAAGTGTTTAGTCACAAATAATGTTACGGAATCGAGACTAAAACTCGTCTCTAACAGATACAATTTTGTGACCTCCATAATGTCATCCACGGTGACTGAAGTTTGTAATCATATCATCTCAATTTGTTACTGGGTGGTGACTTTTAATTTAGTCATAAATTAGGAGATAAAATACTACTATATTTCgtcattattataaaatcatattctttaaaattcacataaaatttaatattttcaaacattAATCTTAAATCTATAATGAGAACTCCAAACACCATACCCTAAACTCCAATACCCTAAATTCCTGgctataaatttataaagattaaaCCTTATGCTTtaagtaataaattataattactaTATTATACTTAATCTAATATTTTACGCTCATAcaaacttttaattttcaattataaCTTTAAAACCTTAACCTCATACTTTATATCTAAACCTCAAACTGAAATCCCCAAACCCtaaataataaaagttaacCCTCGACACTTTAAATCATTGTagttaaaatcataaataataaccaaaatatattcactaattatataaaaaatattttaaacatttacatataagacttaatacaatttattttctta includes:
- the LOC108834482 gene encoding uncharacterized protein LOC108834482, with protein sequence MDANSAEVLQGMSLGEDKSIIIPGDDDFCAMESGGRSILGRLLNPKRRNMGRMLRTMPKLWKVYDPVRGIALTKERFHFIFELETDIQMVLKKRFWTFDDWGMAMEQWVETSPPNYLETAAIRVRLRNLRGNYLTLKTIDAIADGIGHVKVTEFDWEKPLLQDYVRVQVVIDLNQPIGDKKSVTLPRGRVEYVDVEYERIKKKSYHCLRLSHEKQRCPLLQGSQNKGKGIVMPNTAVAPQATETKQHHVNLVDKLMPLLAPSIPPRFEPSSLVVEPEVFEHMRIYMNCADPEERSIKEERMRNTLQELSTDPIGQRSCLKLEGAPVLSKEMNKDRGRVFDFSRVQYEVAPDMSESSSRRLAGKKKLMKSRETTKTLRRVVEEMKVI
- the LOC108829767 gene encoding peroxidase C2; protein product: MRSSFSSSFNSTTLVKLGFLLIHVSLSHAQLSPSFYDKTCPQVFDIATNTIVNALRSDPRIAASILRLHFHDCFVNGCDASILLDNTTSFRTEKDAFGNANSARGFDVIDRMKAAVEKACPKTVSCADLLAIAAQKSVVLAGGPSWKVASGRRDSLKGFMDLANNNLPAPNFTLKQLKDSFKNVGLDRPSDLVALSGGHTFGKNQCRFIMDRLYNFSNSGSPDPTLDKSYLSTLRKQCPRNGNQSILVDFDLRTPTVFDNKYYVNLKENKGLIQSDQELFSSRDASDTIPLVRAYADGQGKFFNAFVEGMKRMGSLSPLTGKQGEIRLNCRVVNSKSKILDMVDDNEFVSDM